In Musa acuminata AAA Group cultivar baxijiao chromosome BXJ2-3, Cavendish_Baxijiao_AAA, whole genome shotgun sequence, the following proteins share a genomic window:
- the LOC103978324 gene encoding protein IQ-DOMAIN 19 translates to MGKAGRWLRSFLTGKKDANKEKAESSSPLPTKTRSVPILVPAPKEKKRWSFRRSACPGKSSGSPELSISAPVQGLSEAEIEQKRHAMAVVVATAAAADAAVAAAQAAAAVIRLTTASTKQKTSAVEQDAAVKIQSAFRSYLARKALCALRGLVKLQALVRGHLVRKQAAATLLRIQALVTAQERARAQRIRMAEESHVVPQRQSIHRRSPQHPRSRQSHDMDRNAEENIKIVEMDLGGPRGNTKSRYSYSITETEAKDHRFSGYYGHVHTPSKIVQYQQFSPAPSVLTEMSPRTYSGHFEDFSFATAQSSPQYLSAISVPDPSHSCDYPFPNYMANTESSRAKARSQSAPRQRTDTIERQTSRRRPSVDGRNIPRSIKMQRSSSHLGMTANGYQYHPWSIKLDKSNMSLKDSECGSTSTVLTNINYCRSLAGFEVHRNRH, encoded by the exons ATGGGGAAGGCAGGCAGATGGCTCAGGAGCTTCTTGACGGGGAAGAAGGATGCAAATAAGGAGAAAGCAGAATCTTCATCTCCATTGCCAACCAAGACTCGGTCAGTTCCAATCTTGGTGCCTGCTCCTAAGGAGAAAAAGAGATGGAGCTTTCGGAGATCAGCATGTCCAGGGAAGAGCTCGGGTTCCCCAGAGCTGAGCATAAGCGCGCCGGTTCAGGGGCTATCGGAGGCCGAGATTGAACAGAAAAGGCATGCAATGGCTGTCGTAGTGGCCACGGCTGCCGCTGCCGATGCTGCTGTAGCTGCTGCGCAGGCAGCAGCAGCTGTAATTCGGCTAACAACTGCTTCCACCAAACAAAAAACCAGCGCTGTCGAGCAAGATGCAGCTGTCAAAATTCAGTCTGCTTTCCGTTCATATTTG GCTAGAAAAGCTCTATGTGCATTGAGAGGCCTGGTAAAGCTGCAAGCTCTGGTGAGAGGTCACCTAGTAAGGAAGCAGGCTGCTGCTACCCTTCTCCGCATCCAGGCTCTGGTGACAGCTCAAGAGCGAGCTCGAGCCCAGAGGATCCGCATGGCTGAAGAGTCGCATGTTGTCCCACAGAGGCAGTCCATCCACAGGAGATCACCTCAGCACCCACGATCTAGACAATCACAT GATATGGATAGAAATGCTGAAGAGAACATTAAGATTGTGGAGATGGATCTTGGTGGACCGAGAGGCAATACAAAGAGTAGATACAGTTATTCAATCACAGAAACTGAAGCAAAAGATCACAGGTTTTCTGGATATTATGGCCATGTCCATACACCTTCCAAGATAGTCCAATACCAACAATTCTCACCTGCTCCATCTGTCTTGACGGAAATGAGCCCTAGGACTTACAGCGGACATTTCGAGGATTTCTCGTTCGCGACAGCACAGAGCAGTCCACAGTACTTATCAGCTATTTCAGTGCCTGATCCATCACACTCTTGTGATTATCCCTTTCCAAACTACATGGCCAACACTGAATCTTCAAGAGCAAAGGCAAGGTCACAGAGTGCACCACGTCAACGAACTGATACAATCGAGAGGCAAACAAGCAGGCGGAGACCATCAGTGGATGGAAGAAACATTCCTAGAAGCATAAAAATGCAGCGATCATCTTCACATCTCGGCATGACGGCCAATGGGTATCAGTATCATCCTTGGTCTATCAAGCTAGATAAGTCCAACATGTCCCTCAAAGACAGTGAATGTGGATCAACGAGCACAGTGCTAACAAATATCAATTACTGCCGATCATTGGCAGGGTTTGAG GTTCACAGAAACAGGCACTGA